Proteins encoded together in one Microbacterium sp. ABRD28 window:
- a CDS encoding chlorophyllase, protein MHTPTPLRDSTIVAALDPVLGASAPVVSVAPVTLAAPARPFPLEVRVSVPAHGRDLPVLLFSHGNGWSLDGYAPLTTFWASQGFVVVQPTHLDSRRHGIGVDDDRFGSIWLQRRDDLVAVLDQLDVIERSMPGLAGRIDRAAVVAAGHSWGAHTVQLLLGARTIGADGAVGRDHGDDRVIAGVLLAATGLGGEQLHPFAKAHFPFMNPSFAELTTPTLVVAGDRDQSKMSSRGPDWFTDAYVHSAGATDLLTLFGAEHSLGGIPSWEAAETTDENPERVAVLARLSAAYLRAAAGGDPQVWHEARETFARAGGGIGRIDSR, encoded by the coding sequence GTGCACACACCCACCCCGCTTCGCGACTCCACCATCGTGGCCGCCCTCGACCCCGTGCTGGGTGCGTCGGCGCCCGTCGTGTCCGTCGCTCCCGTCACCCTCGCAGCGCCGGCGCGACCGTTCCCGCTCGAGGTGCGGGTCTCGGTTCCCGCGCACGGTCGCGACCTGCCGGTGCTGCTGTTCTCCCACGGAAACGGCTGGTCGCTCGACGGGTACGCTCCCCTCACGACCTTCTGGGCGTCGCAGGGCTTCGTCGTGGTCCAGCCCACGCACCTCGACTCCCGCCGGCACGGCATCGGCGTCGACGACGACCGGTTCGGTTCGATCTGGCTGCAGCGGCGGGATGACCTCGTGGCCGTGCTCGACCAGCTCGACGTGATCGAGCGATCGATGCCGGGGCTGGCGGGCCGTATCGACCGGGCCGCCGTCGTCGCGGCGGGGCACTCCTGGGGTGCGCACACCGTGCAGCTGCTCCTCGGTGCACGCACCATCGGCGCCGACGGCGCGGTCGGTCGCGACCACGGCGACGATCGCGTCATCGCCGGCGTCCTGCTCGCGGCGACCGGGCTGGGGGGAGAGCAGCTGCATCCGTTCGCGAAGGCGCACTTCCCCTTCATGAACCCGTCCTTCGCAGAACTGACGACCCCGACCCTCGTCGTGGCGGGGGATCGGGATCAGTCCAAGATGTCGAGCCGGGGGCCGGACTGGTTCACCGACGCGTATGTCCACAGCGCCGGCGCGACCGACCTGCTCACGCTGTTCGGCGCCGAGCATTCGCTCGGGGGCATTCCGAGCTGGGAAGCGGCGGAGACCACCGACGAGAATCCCGAGCGCGTCGCCGTTCTCGCCCGTCTCTCTGCGGCCTATCTGCGCGCGGCGGCCGGCGGCGACCCGCAGGTCTGGCACGAGGCTCGTGAGACCTTCGCGCGCGCCGGCGGGGGG